A single genomic interval of Candidatus Methylomirabilis limnetica harbors:
- a CDS encoding DUF2442 domain-containing protein, with protein sequence MSIAVSTDTRVKEVSVTEEVITFSLVDGRVVSVPLAWSWRLSEATPAQRNNFEIIGDGYGVHWPDVDEDLSVEGMLYGVPAPRPKM encoded by the coding sequence GTGAGCATTGCGGTTAGCACCGATACTCGGGTCAAGGAAGTGTCGGTGACCGAGGAAGTGATCACTTTCAGCCTTGTGGACGGACGTGTTGTGAGTGTTCCACTGGCGTGGTCCTGGCGGTTGAGTGAAGCCACGCCAGCCCAAAGAAACAACTTTGAGATTATCGGCGATGGGTATGGAGTCCACTGGCCGGACGTCGACGAAGATCTCAGTGTTGAGGGAATGCTTTACGGAGTTCCCGCGCCGCGTCCCAAGATGTAA
- a CDS encoding DUF5615 family PIN-like protein, which yields MNFLADEGVDRQIVDRLRAGGHEVYYAAESAPASSDDHLLQYANERHAIVVTSDKDFGELVYRMRRVHAGVILLRLTGLSIDAKCDHVLAVLRERAAEIPGAFTVITPGAVRIRGVA from the coding sequence ATGAATTTCCTCGCGGACGAGGGCGTCGATCGCCAGATCGTCGACCGTCTTCGGGCAGGTGGGCATGAGGTGTACTATGCGGCCGAGTCTGCTCCGGCTAGCTCTGATGACCATCTCTTGCAATACGCCAATGAGCGTCACGCGATAGTCGTGACGTCCGACAAGGACTTCGGCGAACTCGTCTACCGAATGCGTCGCGTTCATGCCGGCGTGATTCTGTTACGCCTGACGGGTCTCTCCATTGACGCAAAATGCGACCATGTTCTCGCGGTGCTTCGAGAGCGCGCTGCTGAGATTCCGGGTGCCTTCACAGTGATCACGCCTGGTGCGGTTCGCATACGAGGGGTGGCCTGA
- a CDS encoding DUF4238 domain-containing protein, which yields MRMVSPIQVTRPFGEKTMLLDHYVSQVHLRKFYSPVLGDRMYAIRKTDLKAFTPDSESVCKIMDGSTNAYLWEDRAIEEFLKTIEPKYNAALDKLINRKIDNECIYTIAGFVAFVITCSPAGMRIQSGPLKSWVETRTTMLDAQGLFPPPPPVLAGTNLTELLRNGAVEVVIDPKFPQAIGISSILKLTVLLGNFKWQILHNNFDDSPFFTSDFPAAIEKTDDPHILNRIVPLAPNLALRIMPDRTLDRSRLDFAFAKFRYHTRNISRQELAKLNCLIVRCAEVTVFYRDDSPWVQPFIAKNRHYRIAPYTQELKTPTGTLLVSTQRVVPSTPPVEPTKASAG from the coding sequence ATGCGAATGGTGAGCCCCATCCAGGTCACTCGCCCCTTTGGTGAAAAAACGATGCTGCTTGACCACTATGTCTCCCAGGTGCATCTCAGGAAATTCTATTCGCCGGTTCTGGGCGATCGCATGTATGCGATCCGCAAGACCGACCTCAAAGCCTTCACGCCAGACTCGGAATCGGTCTGCAAAATTATGGATGGGAGCACGAACGCCTATCTGTGGGAGGATCGGGCGATTGAGGAATTTTTGAAGACGATAGAGCCAAAATATAATGCCGCTCTGGACAAACTGATTAACAGAAAGATCGACAACGAGTGCATTTACACGATTGCCGGTTTTGTAGCCTTTGTCATTACCTGTTCGCCGGCGGGCATGCGCATTCAATCTGGACCACTCAAGAGCTGGGTAGAAACCCGCACCACCATGCTTGACGCTCAAGGGTTGTTTCCACCCCCTCCTCCTGTGTTAGCCGGTACAAATCTCACCGAACTTCTGCGCAATGGAGCCGTCGAGGTCGTGATCGATCCCAAATTTCCCCAGGCGATCGGCATAAGCTCGATCCTGAAACTCACAGTCCTCCTCGGGAATTTCAAATGGCAGATTTTACACAACAACTTCGACGATAGCCCGTTCTTCACGAGCGACTTCCCGGCCGCCATTGAGAAGACGGACGACCCACACATCTTGAATCGTATCGTCCCCCTGGCACCCAATCTTGCGCTTCGGATCATGCCAGACCGCACACTCGACAGGAGCCGATTAGACTTTGCTTTCGCGAAGTTTCGCTACCACACGCGCAACATCAGCCGTCAAGAGCTTGCAAAACTAAACTGTTTGATCGTGCGATGCGCCGAAGTCACCGTCTTCTATCGCGACGATTCTCCGTGGGTTCAACCGTTCATAGCCAAGAATCGGCATTATCGCATCGCGCCGTATACCCAGGAACTAAAGACTCCTACCGGCACGCTTCTAGTTTCGACGCAAAGAGTTGTCCCAAGCACTCCACCGGTTGAACCGACAAAAGCGAGCGCTGGATAG